The Leptospira kmetyi serovar Malaysia str. Bejo-Iso9 genome includes a window with the following:
- the metF gene encoding methylenetetrahydrofolate reductase [NAD(P)H], with translation MKKISEIYGSAKGPVYSFEFLPPKTPDGEAKLMETVKELSRLNPDFVTVTYGAGGSTRDKTVQISSEISKNYSFPTASHFTCVGANREQILETLKGIRSAGIVNLMALRGDPPRGEGEFKKTEGGFANATELISFIRSEKMDFCIGGGCYPEKHPNAKTLEEDVRNLKLKVEAGTDFLVSQLFFVNSIFENFLNLVRKVGITIPVIPGIMPITSFSQIERFRSLAGCEFPSSLIEDLQEVEHRPEEFYRRSLNFTVKQCRELLEMGAPGIHLYTLNQSHASYDIVRELKG, from the coding sequence ATGAAAAAAATATCTGAGATTTACGGCTCTGCAAAAGGGCCAGTGTATTCGTTTGAATTCTTACCTCCGAAAACTCCGGACGGTGAGGCTAAGTTGATGGAGACGGTAAAAGAACTGTCTCGTTTGAATCCGGACTTCGTAACGGTGACATACGGCGCGGGAGGTTCGACAAGGGATAAAACCGTGCAGATCTCGTCGGAGATTTCCAAGAATTATTCTTTTCCGACGGCTTCTCATTTTACCTGCGTGGGCGCCAATCGGGAACAAATTCTGGAAACGTTAAAGGGAATTCGTTCCGCGGGGATCGTCAATCTGATGGCGCTGCGCGGTGATCCTCCCAGGGGCGAAGGCGAATTCAAAAAAACCGAGGGCGGCTTTGCAAACGCGACGGAACTCATCTCGTTTATCCGTTCCGAGAAAATGGACTTTTGTATCGGCGGCGGTTGTTATCCCGAAAAACATCCGAACGCAAAAACATTGGAAGAAGACGTTCGCAATCTAAAATTAAAAGTGGAAGCGGGAACGGATTTTTTGGTTTCTCAGCTTTTCTTTGTAAATTCCATCTTTGAGAATTTTTTAAATCTCGTGAGAAAGGTCGGAATTACGATTCCGGTAATTCCGGGAATTATGCCGATCACTTCTTTTTCTCAAATCGAACGGTTTCGTTCCTTGGCGGGTTGTGAGTTCCCCTCTTCTCTCATTGAGGATCTGCAGGAAGTCGAACATCGTCCCGAAGAATTCTATCGTAGAAGTTTAAACTTTACGGTGAAACAATGTAGGGAGCTGCTCGAAATGGGCGCGCCGGGAATTCATCTTTATACTCTCAATCAATCTCATGCGAGTTATGATATTGTGAGGGAATTGAAAGGTTAA
- a CDS encoding DUF1564 domain-containing protein — protein sequence MGRIILSENQKVRTRLSVDGVSCVETFLIPEEYLARLSSEGRKQLPEKIRRLLRRCGKHIIAMHRLNPKPGKTMHQRDCGRLVRFNVRMDTALGAILGSFAASHGVSRCFLVNYLLWMDEVGIADSIFETLSVGTPSFHDVYRNILTLDLASNTITREFTFEPNPIYAQDLDFRSYFPPDSYKFI from the coding sequence ATGGGGAGAATCATTCTTTCTGAAAATCAAAAGGTAAGAACAAGGCTCTCCGTGGACGGTGTTTCGTGCGTTGAAACGTTTTTGATTCCGGAAGAATATTTGGCTCGTTTGAGTTCGGAAGGTCGCAAACAACTGCCCGAAAAGATTCGAAGGCTTTTGAGAAGATGCGGGAAACATATTATTGCGATGCATCGTTTGAATCCAAAACCGGGAAAAACGATGCATCAAAGGGATTGCGGTCGTTTGGTTCGTTTTAACGTAAGAATGGATACTGCGCTCGGTGCAATTCTCGGTTCTTTCGCGGCATCTCACGGGGTGTCCCGCTGTTTTCTTGTGAATTATCTGCTTTGGATGGATGAAGTAGGGATCGCAGATTCTATCTTTGAAACCTTGAGTGTGGGAACTCCATCCTTCCACGACGTATACAGAAATATTCTGACCCTCGACTTAGCCTCGAACACGATCACTCGCGAATTCACGTTCGAACCAAACCCGATTTACGCCCAAGATTTGGATTTCAGGAGCTATTTCCCGCCGGATTCTTACAAATTTATCTAA
- a CDS encoding 1,4-dihydroxy-6-naphthoate synthase, giving the protein MEFSLAYSPCPNDTFLFYHLAHGKATDDFQVKEELHDVEELNRAALAAKYQATKLSFAAYFSVMDRYSILDSGSALGRNCGPLLVFKKGNNPGNPKGKKILIPGELTTANLLLKLFLKNDFQPTAIRYDKIIPQLLSGEADFGVLIHEERFTYEKQGLAKFQDLGEWWEETTGKHIPLGAIAFRRDLEKEWKENFDSSLKHSLDLAYKNREATYEYILKHSQDTTREVVDAHIGLYVNEFTRSLGTEGRDAILTLYQKGVEAGFLPAGKEKNLF; this is encoded by the coding sequence ATGGAATTCAGCTTAGCGTATTCTCCCTGCCCAAACGATACGTTCTTATTTTATCATCTCGCGCACGGAAAAGCGACCGACGACTTTCAAGTCAAAGAAGAACTCCACGACGTGGAAGAACTCAACCGCGCCGCGCTTGCCGCAAAATACCAAGCCACAAAACTTTCCTTCGCGGCGTATTTCTCCGTAATGGATCGATATTCCATTTTAGATTCCGGCTCCGCACTCGGACGCAACTGCGGACCGCTCCTCGTTTTCAAAAAAGGAAACAACCCTGGAAACCCCAAGGGCAAAAAAATTCTCATCCCTGGAGAATTGACCACGGCCAATCTCCTCTTGAAACTCTTTCTAAAAAACGACTTTCAACCGACGGCGATCCGTTACGACAAAATCATACCGCAACTTCTTTCCGGCGAAGCGGACTTCGGCGTTTTGATCCACGAAGAAAGATTCACATACGAAAAACAAGGGCTCGCAAAATTTCAAGACTTGGGAGAATGGTGGGAAGAAACGACCGGCAAACACATTCCGTTAGGCGCCATCGCGTTCCGAAGAGATCTCGAAAAAGAATGGAAGGAGAATTTCGATTCTTCCCTGAAACACAGCCTCGACCTCGCTTACAAAAATCGGGAAGCGACTTACGAATACATCCTAAAACATTCTCAGGATACGACCCGCGAAGTCGTGGACGCACATATCGGTCTTTACGTGAACGAATTCACACGTTCTCTCGGAACGGAAGGAAGAGACGCGATTCTCACCCTTTATCAAAAAGGCGTAGAAGCGGGATTTCTTCCCGCCGGAAAAGAAAAGAATCTTTTTTAA